A stretch of DNA from Thiothrix subterranea:
ACGGCAGTTTTTCACCACCCCAATCAGGCTTTGCAGCCCCAATTGCTGATGCACACCCGCGTTGTAGCCCGCTTGCGAGAGGAAAGTCATGGTGGTGGCATGTTTAGCTTTGCCGAATGCGCCGAACATGGGGCGGTAATGCACCGGCTGCGGCGTTGGAATCGAGGCATTCGGGTCGCCCATCGGTGCGGCGATAATCATGCCGCCCTTGATGATCAGGCTGGGTTTTGCACCGAAAAACGCCGGTTTCCACAATACCAAATCCGCGAGTTTGCCGACTTCGATCGAACCGACTTCGTGAGAAATGCCGTGGGTAATCGCGGGGTTGATGGTGTATTTGGCGATGTAACGTTTGGCGCGGAAGTTGTCGTGCGTGGCGGGATCAGTGCCGAGGCTGCCGCGTTGCACTTTCATTTTGTGCGCGGTTTGCCATGTGCGAATGATGACTTCGCCGACACGCCCCATCGCTTGTGAATCCGACGAAATCATCGAAAACGCGCCCAAATCGTGCAAAATGTCTTCGGCAGCAATGGTTTCGCGGCGGATACGGCTTTCAGCAAACGCCACGTCTTCGGCAATCGCGGGGGAAAGGTGGTGGCAGACCATCAGCATGTCGAGGTGTTCGTCGACCGTGTTGATGGTGTAAGGGCGTGTCGGGTTGGTGGACGATGGCAGAATATTGGCTTGCCCACAGGCTTTGATAATGTCGGGCGCGTGTCCACCGCCTGCGCCTTCGGTGTGGTAGGTGTGGATGACGCGCCCTTTCATGGCGGCAAGCGTGTCTTCGAGGAAACCAGATTCATTCAGCGTGTCGGTATGGATGGCAACTTGCACGTCCAGCTCATCCGCCACCGTCAGGCAATTATCAATCGCGGCGGGAGTTGTGCCCCAGTCTTCGTGCAATTTCAAGCCGATTGCGCCCGCTGCGACTTGTTCGCGCAAGGGTTCGGGCAGGCTGACATTGCCTTTGCCCAGAAAACCGAGGTTCATCGGCAAGCTGTCGGCGGCTTCCAACATGCGGTGCAAATTCCAGATGCCGGGGGTGCAAGTGGTGGCATTCGTGCCGGTTGCAGGCCCTGTGCCGCCGCCGAGCATGGTGGTCACGCCGGACATTAAGGCTTCGTCGATTTGCTGCGGGCAAATGAAGTGGATGTGCGAATCAATCCCGCCAGCGGTGAGAATGTGGCCTTCACCTGCAATCGCTTCCGTGCCTGCGCCAACCAGAATGTTTACGCCCGCTTGGGTGTCGGGGTTGCCTGCTTTGCCGATGCCAACAATGCGCCCGTGTTTGATGCCGATGTCGGCTTTGACAATGCCCCAATGGTCGAGGATCAGTGCGTTGGTAATCACCACATCGACGACTTCGGCATCGTTGCGCTGGCATTGCCCCATGCCGTCGCGGATGACTTTGCCGCCGCCGAATTTGACTTCATCGCCGTACACGGTGTGGTCGTGTTCGACTTCGATAATGAGTGCGGTATCGCCCAAACGCACGCGGTCGCCCGTGGTCGGGCCGTACATTTCAGCGTAAGCCTGTCTACTAATCCTTGCCATTACAATGCCCCCATGATTTTGCCTTGGAAACCGTAAACTTCGCGTGTGCCAGCCAGTGCTACCAGCTCGACTTCGCGGGTTTGCCCCGGCTCGAACCTTACGGCTGTTCCGGCGGGAATATTGAGGCGGAAACCGCGTGCCTGATCGCGTTCAAACGCGAGGGCATTGTTGGTTTCAAAGAAATGGTAGTGCGAACCGACCTGAATCGGGCGGTCGCCGGTATTGGCAACAGTGAGGGTGACGGTTTCACGCCCTGCGTTGAGTTCAATGTCGCCAGCGGCGGGGAAGAGTTGTCCGGGGATCATGGGGTACTCCTTACACAATCGGGTCATGCACGGTGACGAGTTTCGTGCCATCGGGGAAGGTGGCTTCTACCTGCACGTCGTGGATCATCTCGGCGATACCATCCATTACGTCATCGCGCGTGAGCAAGGTACGCCCGTAATCCATCATTTCGGCGACGGAACGCCCATCGCGTGCGCCTTCCATAATCGCGCAACTGATGTAGGCAATCGCTTCAGGGTAGTTGAGTTTTAAGCCACGGGCTTTGCGGCGTTCGGCGAGTAATCCGGCGGTGAATAGCAAGAGCTTGTCTTTTTCGCGGGGGGTGAGTTCCATTGTATTGTTCCTCCTAAGTATTCCAGATGCGCGGCGGGGTGGCGGAGCGTCCCGTAACCAGCGGGCGGATGATCTGCCACAGATGCCGGAATAAGCGGTGCGCTTGCGCGGTGCTATTGCCGAGGTAACGCACGACCAGCACGCCGTTGAATAAAGTTACACCAGCACTGCCTTCAGCCATGTTTTGGCAATGCGGGCGCACGGCTTCGAGTAGCGCAGGTGTGGCGGGGGTAGCATACAGCGTTGCCATGACAGGTTGCCCGCGTAATCCAGCAGCGGTATGCAAATCAGCTTCGCCTGCAATCAGCAAGCGATCCAGCAATAGCGGTTTGCCATCGCGGTAAACGGCGGTTTTGAACAGGGTCTTGCCGTGTGTGAATTGTTCGCCAATGGTTGGCAGTCCGAGGCAGTGAATTTCCCAACCGATGTATTGTGCCGTCGCATCCAAATGAATCGTGCTGTGCAAAGCGGTATTTGCGCCGGGGAAAAAGATGTTTTCCTGCGGCAACCATTCCAGACAACCTTGCGTGACGTGGAAATATTGGTGTTGTTGCGCCTGCATTCCGGCGCTGCGGTAAAACTTGGTTGCGCCGGGCGTGGTCAGCAAGGCATGGGCATGGGGAGCAACCTGAAAGCGCATTTGCAATTGATCACCGCCAACCACACCTCCGGGCGGGTGCAAGATGTAGGCGTGGCAAACCTCACCTTCGGGATAGAACGGACGTTGCACGGCTAAAGGCCCGCGCTGCTGGCGGGCAGCCAGCACGGTTTTGGTGCTACGCTGCTCGAATCCTAGCTGGAGTTCCGCTTGCCAGCCTTGGGTCGCGGCGGCTTCAGCCACGCTTGCGCAGGACGGCACGTTTGGCAATGAAACGTTTTGCGCCCCAAACTAGCAGCCATACCGCGATGACGACAGGTAAGGCCATCAAGGTGTGCGCGGCGAAATGCGCCATGTCGTTATGGGTTTCAGCATGATGGGCAATGCCGTCATGAGCAGAGGCGATGCCTGACAGCATGACGATGAAACTGACCATAAACCAAGTGAACGTTTTTAACATAAGGGGTTGCTCCTAATAATATTGTGAGTAACAGGCAAATTTCGTACCAGCGTCAACCGCCATGCTTCGCGACCAGTCGGCGGGCGGCTTGCTGGTGCTCGTGCATCAGAGCGCGAATATCCACGTCGGGCAATTGCCCATCCACCACCTTCCACTGCCCCGCGACCATCACACGATCGGCTTTGTGTGCGCCACACAATAACAGTGCCGCCACCGGATCATGATGCCCCGAAAAGCGCAATTCATCCAGCTTAAACAGCGCCAAGTCCGCCTGTTTGCCGACAGCAATTTCGCCAATATCGCTACGCCCTAACACTCGTGCCGAACCTTGCGTCGCCCAACGCAGCGCATCGTAGTGGGTAACGTTCGCCGCACCATAGCGCAACCGCTGAATATACATCGCTTGGCGCACTTCGCTAATCAGGTTGGAATGGTCATTGGAAGCCGAGCCATCCACCCCAATGCCTACCGGACTTCCCGCCGCTTCCAGTTCACGAATCCGGCAAATCCCCGATGCCAGCATCATGTTGGAATTCGGGCAGTGGCAAACGCCAACGCCCGCTGCACCCAAACGGCGGATTTCGTCATCATCGAAATGAATGCCATGCGCCAGCCAAGTTTGCGCCCCCAACCAGCCGACACTTTCCAGATAATCGACAGTGCGCATTCCGAACATTTTCAGGCAAAAGGCTTCCTCATCGAGCGTTTCCGCCAAATGGGTGTGCAATCGCACGTGATGTTGCCCCGCCAATTCCGCACTGGCTTTCATCAAATCGGTGGTGACGGAAAACGGTGAACAAGGGGCAAGCGCAAGTTGCACCATCGCGCCTTCGCTGGAGTCGTGGTAGGCGCGGATCAAGCGGGCGCTGTCATCCATAATCGCCGTTTCGGTTTGCACGGTACTTTGCGGGGGCAAGCCGCCTTGATCCTTGCCCAGACTCATTGAGCCACGGGTCAATGTTACCCGTGTGCCTACCTGTGCAGCGGCTGCCACTTGCACATCAATGGCGTGTTCCATACCCGCCGGAAACAGGTAATGGTGGTCGGCAGCGGTGGTACAACCCGACAACAGTAATTCGCTCAACGCCAAGCGCGTTGCCACCGCCAGCATTTCCGGTTCAAGCCCCGCCCACACCGGATACAGCGATACCAGCCAGGGGAATAATTCCTGATTCAATGCACCCGGATACGCACGGGTCAGGGTTTGGTAAAAATGGTGATGGGTATTGATCAACCCCGGCAAGACAACGTGTTCACTGGCATCGAAGACTTGCTCTACCGGCATAAGTGGTTGCTGCCCTGATGCAACCAATTCAACCAAACGGTTGCCTTGCACCACCACACCGCCGCCTGCGTCTTGCCCACTTAGGGTGAACATTGCCAACGGGTTCTTAATCCACAACCTTGCTTGGTCACTCATGCCGCGTAACTCCTTAAAAAACATGGCAAGCATTTTGCATAGAAAACCTGACCAAGTAGACAACTTTTTCACAAGCCCTGTCAATTTAAGGAGCTACGTTTTATGAGCACATCGGTTCACCCTGTTGATGAAATACTCCCCGTCGGCAAAATGGCAACATTAGGACTTCAGCACGTCCTGATTATGTATGCGGGCGCGGTCGCCGTGCCGCTGATTATCGGGCGGGCGCTGCAACTCAGCCCGGAACAAATTTCCATGCTGATTTCGGCTGATTTGTTCGTCTGTGGCATTGTCACCCTGATCCAATCGTTTGGCATGACACAATGGTTTGGCGTTCAACTTCCCGTGATGATGGGTGTAACCTTCGCAGCGGTTGCACCGATTGTGAGCATGGCAAAAGCCACACCGGGCATTGAAGGTGCGCAACTCATCTTCGGCGCGGTCATTGGCGCAGGGCTGATTTCGATCCTGATTGCGCCGATTGTCAGCCGCATGTTGCGGTTTTTCCCGCCAGTCGTCACGGGTACAATCATTGCGGTGATCGGCATTACCCTGATGCGCATTGGCATCAACTGGATTTTCGGCAACCCCGTGGGACCTACCGCACCAATGATTATTAGCCCTGAACACGCGCAATGGCTGGAAGCGGTCAAAGCTGCCACGGAAACCGGGGCAAGTATTCCCGCCCCGCCTGCCAGTATCGCGCTGGCTTCCACCGTACCAAATCCCAAATACGCCACGTTGACCAATGTGGGGATTGCCGCTGTGGTACTCGCCTCTATCCTGCTGATTTCGCGCTTTGCCAAAGGCTTTTTGTCGAATATTGCGGTACTGATCGGCATTCTGGTCGGTGGGATAATTACCGCCGCGTTGGGAATGATGACCTTTGAAAAAGTCGCCAATGCCAGTTGGTTTGGCTTGGTCATGCCCTTCCAGTTCGGAATGCCGGTATTTGATCCGCTGCTGATTCTGACCATGACGCTGGTGATGATTGTGGTAATGATTGAATCGACCGGGATGTTTTTGGCATTAGGCGAAATGACTGAACGTCCCGTTGACCAAGCCCGCTTGTCACGCGGCTTGCGTACCGACGGTTTGGGGACATTGATTGGCGGGATTTTCAATACCTTCCCTTACACCAGTTTTTCGCAAAACGTGGGGTTGGTCGCTGTCACCGGCATCCGCAGCCGCTACGTGTGTGTGGCAGGCGGTATTATTTTGGTGGTGCTGGGTTTGTTGCCAAAAATGGCGGCATTGGTGGAATCGTTACCAACCGTGGTATTGGGTGGCGCAGGTTTGGTCATGTTCGGCATGGTAGCGGCAACGGGTATCCGCATCCTCTCGCAGGTCGATTTCAAGACCAACCGCAATAACGCCATGATCGTAGCCATTTCTATCGGCATGGGTATGATTCCACTGATTGCACCCAACTTTAAGCAATGGATGCCGCACGGGATTCATTCGCTGATCGAATCCGGCATTTTGCTGGCATCGTTTAGTGCGGTATTGCTGAATCTGTTCTTCAACGGTGCGAGCAGCGATACCAGCGCGGCAGTGCGGGCGAGTGCCGAAGCAGAAGCGCACTAAATCAACTCTTCCTCCCTTCACCCCTTGCGGGGGAAGGGGTGGGGATGGGGGGGTATATAAACCTCCTCCACAAACCGATACTCATCGCAATTCCCCCCATACCCACCACTGCGGTCGATACACAGAAAATCCCGCACCTCATCCAGACTGAACTGGTAGTGATGCCAAACCCCGCGATGGTAATTCACCCCCTGATCCGCCCCGACGACAAACAGCCGCAACTGTTCCAGCAACGGCTGCTCAGCGGGCGGCGCAACCAACACCAAAAACGGTTTGCGCTGCATCGACAGAAACGCCTGACTGCTGTGCGGATGGCGTTCCATCACTTCCACTTTCAGCGGAAACTGTGCCGGTTGCGAGCGGAAAATACTCACGGTGGGTTTGCCGTCATTTTCCAACACATCCAATTGTGCCAGATCGTGGTAACGTTCAGTACGTCCGTAATTAATGGCGTAATGCGTGCGCCCGTCACCCACCTCAATCACATCGCCAAACGGCGCAAACGCTGCCGCCGTCAACGGTTCTGGTATCAGAATCATTCCTCCCTCCGCACCTTGCCAAACGCCCGCAAGCGACTCACCCCACCATCGGGGTAAATATTCAAACGCAAATGCGACACCGGCCCAATCTGCCGCAATTGCTCGATAAAAGTAAACTCGGTATCCGCCGCCATGCGCTGGGGAGGCAGGATTTGATCCCAATAAAGGCTTTGCGTGGCAATGCTATCCTCGTTGCCACCTTGATAGAGCGTGCCGCACACCGAACATTCATACGGGTAATTGCCTTTAAAATGCGCGGTATCAATCACCAGCCGGGTAATTTGCCCCACATACGCCAAGCGCAAAATGATCCAATCAAACCCCGGTTCGCGGCGGCGACGGGTTTCCCAGCCATCGCCCATATTCACGCCTTTACCGGGGGCAATCAGGTTGCTGATATGCCCAAAGTGCATGTCGCTGGCACACAACGCTCGTCCACCGTTGAGCATCGCCGCCAAATCAAGTTCGCCATCCAGCTCGTCGGCACTGAGTTCGCGGCGTACTTGTCCGTAAACCCGTAACCGCGCAATGCCGCCATCGGGGTAAATATTCAAGCGCAAATAATTCCACACCTCACGCGAACCGATTTCAAACGTATTGTGTGAATTGCCCTGCAAAGCCCGCGAATGCAGCAACGGAAACCAGCGGGTATTCTCATCCGGCGGGGTTTTGCTGTAACAGGCTTCAATGCTGGCAGAAGGTGCAAAATTGCCGGTGAAATGAGCAGTATCCAAATCCACCCCGTAAATCACGCCGGAGCAGATTTTGATAATCGCGTAATCGTAACCATCACCGCGTTTGCGGCGGGTTTCCCAACCATCCATCCACTTGCCGTTGTCGTCGTACTTGCCCGGAATAAACACCGGTTCTTCAGGCTGGATCAGGCGTTCCAATGGTGCAAAAAACTCATCGGTCGCATAGACAGCTTGCGCCCCCAAACGTGGTTGGGCGAGGTCAATCCAATAGTTTTGCAAGGTTTTCAATAAATCATTCATTGTGTATCGGTTACTCAATCAGGTCAGCAATACGGAAGGCGGCAATACGATTGATTTGCGCCAGCGCCGTGGCAAATTCTGCTTCCGGCGTATTATCAATTCGCTGTTCAAAACCGCTAAGAATCTGGTGTTTGGTAGCGTTTTTCACCGCCATAATGAACGGGAAACCGAAGCGAGCCTGATAGCGCGTATTCAGTTCGGTGAAACGCGCAAATTCCTCTGCCGTCAATTGCCCCAAGCCTGCGCCAGCCTGTTCACGGGTCGATTCCGCTGTCAATTCGCCGCGCAATGCCGCCTTGCCTGCAAGATCAGGATGCGCCCGAATCAACGCCAATTGCTCGTCGTGGTCAGCTTGCGCCAAGGTTGCCCGCATCGCTTGCAACAGCGCGTCCACATCCGCAAATGGCAAGTAGGCAAAGCTACGTTCCGCCATCCACGGCGAATGTTCGTACACCCCTCCGAGCAGCGCCACAAATGCGGCCTGATCCAATTGATTCAAAGCACTAAGGGATGTTTTCATGTTACCGGGTGCTCCTTAATCCAGTGTTGAGCAATGTCGATGCGGCGGCAAAACCACACATCCTGATGTTGCTGAGCGTATTCGACAAAACGTTGCAAAGCGCGGAAACGTCCGGGGCGACCAATCAAGCGGCAATGCAGCCCAATCGACAGCATCTTCGGCGTTTCCTCACCTTCGGCATACAACACATCAAACGCATCTTTGAGGTACTGCAAAAACTGCTCGCCACTGTTAAAGCCCTGCGGGGATGCAAAGCGCATGTCGTTGGTATCCAGCGTGTACGGCACGATTAAATGATCCTTGTCGCCGACCTTAATCCAAAACGGCAAATCATCGCTGTAATCATCCGCGTCGTAGAGAAAACCACCCTGCTCTACCAGCAATTCGCGGGTATGCGGGCTATTGCGCCCGGTGTACCAGCCCTTGGATTTCTCGCCCGTCATGCGCTCGATAATCGCAACGGCGCGTTGCATGTGTTCGCGTTCTTGCTCACGGCTCATCCATTGGTAATCAATCCAACGCCAACCATGGCTACAGATTTCATAGCCGTTTTCCAGCATTGCCTCGACAGCGTGGGGGTTGCGTTCCAATGCCATTGCCACGCCGAAAATGGTCAGCGGAATACCGCGTTCCCGGAAGTAACGGATAATGCGCCAAAATCCAGCACGGCTGCCGTATTCGTAAATGGATTCCATGCTGGGGTGGCGTACCCCTTCGTAAGGTCGCGCACCGACGATTTCAGACAGGAAGGCTTCGGAGGCAGCATCACCGTGTAATACACAGTTTTCGCCGCCTTCTTCGTAATTCAGCACAAATTGCACCGCGATACGCGCACCGCCCGGCCAGTTGGCATGGGGTACGTGATCGGCGTAACCGACCAAATCGCGGGGATAGACGGTATGTTCAGGCATAGTGAATACTCATGGTTGAACCTGACGCGCCCATTGCACCAGCAACTGGCGTTCGTCTTCGGTCATGCCGGTAGTATTACCCAATGGCATAATGCGCGAAGACACTTGGCTGGCAATCTGGGTGGCTTGGCTACGCGCTTGCGCCTCGGTTTCCAGCATCACGCCTTTGGGTGCAGCGGTAAACGCGGTGCTGGTGGGTTGCGCCGCATGGCAACTGATGCAATGCTGTTGCAGCAAGCCTTGCACTTGATTGAACTGAATTTCACCCGCCGCCTTTTGCGACAACGCCGGATAACTGGCAACTAACGCCGTGCCAATAAACACGACAAACGCCACCACCAACATCCAGCCCGCTTTGAAATTGCCTTGCTTGTCACGCACATTGAAATAATGGCGCACCAATACCCCAACGGCGAACAACGCAATCAAAATCAGCCAGTTCCATTCCCCGCCAAACGTCGCTGGGTAATGGTTGCTGAACATGCAAAACAGCACCGGCAAGGTCAGGTAATTATTGTGCAAGGAACGTTGCCCTGCATCGTTAGCAAGCTGTTTATTCTGCGGCTGCCCCGCCAACGTCGCCTGCACCAATTGCCGCTGGGCGGGCATAATGACGAAAAACACATTGCCACTCATCCAGGTTGCCAGCATTGCGCCAACATGCAGAAATGCACCACGCCCGCTGAATACCTGTGTCAGCACAATCGTCATGAGGATAATGAAGACTGCCGTCAATACCACGCTGCGGGTCTGGTTACTGCGCCCAAACGCTGAATTCCACAAGCCGTGATACACCAGCCAGCTACCCGCCAAGGTTGCCAGACTGATAACAATCGCTTGCCACGCAGTCAGCGCCATGACCGCCGGATCAATCAAATAGGCTTCCGCGCCAAAATAATAAACGATGACCAGCATCACGAAACCGCTCATCCACGTCCAATACGATTCCCACTTGAACCAATGCAGCGGTTCGGGCAGTTGACCCGGCTCGATATTGCGCTTTTCCACATTGAAAAAGCCCCCCGCGTGGAGCGCCCACAATTGCCCCGACACTTTCGGGTCATCCGAAGTCAGCAGATGGTTGAGTAACCAATTGAAGTAAAACGATGCGCCGATCCACGCAATGCCGGTGATAATGTGTATCCAGCGAAATGCCAGACCTAACCATTCCAGAATAAGGGATTCCATCAGCCAAGACTCCTTAACGGCTAACTGCCGCGATAGGTGGAATAACTCCAAGGGGAGACAAGTAGCGGGACGTGGTAGTGGGCGCTGACATCGGCAATCCCGAAACGCAGGGTAATCACATCCAG
This window harbors:
- the alc gene encoding allantoicase, coding for MNDLLKTLQNYWIDLAQPRLGAQAVYATDEFFAPLERLIQPEEPVFIPGKYDDNGKWMDGWETRRKRGDGYDYAIIKICSGVIYGVDLDTAHFTGNFAPSASIEACYSKTPPDENTRWFPLLHSRALQGNSHNTFEIGSREVWNYLRLNIYPDGGIARLRVYGQVRRELSADELDGELDLAAMLNGGRALCASDMHFGHISNLIAPGKGVNMGDGWETRRRREPGFDWIILRLAYVGQITRLVIDTAHFKGNYPYECSVCGTLYQGGNEDSIATQSLYWDQILPPQRMAADTEFTFIEQLRQIGPVSHLRLNIYPDGGVSRLRAFGKVRREE
- a CDS encoding 8-oxoguanine deaminase, with the translated sequence MSDQARLWIKNPLAMFTLSGQDAGGGVVVQGNRLVELVASGQQPLMPVEQVFDASEHVVLPGLINTHHHFYQTLTRAYPGALNQELFPWLVSLYPVWAGLEPEMLAVATRLALSELLLSGCTTAADHHYLFPAGMEHAIDVQVAAAAQVGTRVTLTRGSMSLGKDQGGLPPQSTVQTETAIMDDSARLIRAYHDSSEGAMVQLALAPCSPFSVTTDLMKASAELAGQHHVRLHTHLAETLDEEAFCLKMFGMRTVDYLESVGWLGAQTWLAHGIHFDDDEIRRLGAAGVGVCHCPNSNMMLASGICRIRELEAAGSPVGIGVDGSASNDHSNLISEVRQAMYIQRLRYGAANVTHYDALRWATQGSARVLGRSDIGEIAVGKQADLALFKLDELRFSGHHDPVAALLLCGAHKADRVMVAGQWKVVDGQLPDVDIRALMHEHQQAARRLVAKHGG
- the ureA gene encoding urease subunit gamma is translated as MELTPREKDKLLLFTAGLLAERRKARGLKLNYPEAIAYISCAIMEGARDGRSVAEMMDYGRTLLTRDDVMDGIAEMIHDVQVEATFPDGTKLVTVHDPIV
- a CDS encoding ureidoglycolate lyase → MILIPEPLTAAAFAPFGDVIEVGDGRTHYAINYGRTERYHDLAQLDVLENDGKPTVSIFRSQPAQFPLKVEVMERHPHSSQAFLSMQRKPFLVLVAPPAEQPLLEQLRLFVVGADQGVNYHRGVWHHYQFSLDEVRDFLCIDRSGGYGGNCDEYRFVEEVYIPPHPHPFPRKG
- the ureC gene encoding urease subunit alpha, producing the protein MARISRQAYAEMYGPTTGDRVRLGDTALIIEVEHDHTVYGDEVKFGGGKVIRDGMGQCQRNDAEVVDVVITNALILDHWGIVKADIGIKHGRIVGIGKAGNPDTQAGVNILVGAGTEAIAGEGHILTAGGIDSHIHFICPQQIDEALMSGVTTMLGGGTGPATGTNATTCTPGIWNLHRMLEAADSLPMNLGFLGKGNVSLPEPLREQVAAGAIGLKLHEDWGTTPAAIDNCLTVADELDVQVAIHTDTLNESGFLEDTLAAMKGRVIHTYHTEGAGGGHAPDIIKACGQANILPSSTNPTRPYTINTVDEHLDMLMVCHHLSPAIAEDVAFAESRIRRETIAAEDILHDLGAFSMISSDSQAMGRVGEVIIRTWQTAHKMKVQRGSLGTDPATHDNFRAKRYIAKYTINPAITHGISHEVGSIEVGKLADLVLWKPAFFGAKPSLIIKGGMIIAAPMGDPNASIPTPQPVHYRPMFGAFGKAKHATTMTFLSQAGYNAGVHQQLGLQSLIGVVKNCRTISKASMIHNDYQPVIEVDSQTYQVRADGELLICEPASELPLAQRYFLF
- a CDS encoding nucleobase:cation symporter-2 family protein — protein: MSTSVHPVDEILPVGKMATLGLQHVLIMYAGAVAVPLIIGRALQLSPEQISMLISADLFVCGIVTLIQSFGMTQWFGVQLPVMMGVTFAAVAPIVSMAKATPGIEGAQLIFGAVIGAGLISILIAPIVSRMLRFFPPVVTGTIIAVIGITLMRIGINWIFGNPVGPTAPMIISPEHAQWLEAVKAATETGASIPAPPASIALASTVPNPKYATLTNVGIAAVVLASILLISRFAKGFLSNIAVLIGILVGGIITAALGMMTFEKVANASWFGLVMPFQFGMPVFDPLLILTMTLVMIVVMIESTGMFLALGEMTERPVDQARLSRGLRTDGLGTLIGGIFNTFPYTSFSQNVGLVAVTGIRSRYVCVAGGIILVVLGLLPKMAALVESLPTVVLGGAGLVMFGMVAATGIRILSQVDFKTNRNNAMIVAISIGMGMIPLIAPNFKQWMPHGIHSLIESGILLASFSAVLLNLFFNGASSDTSAAVRASAEAEAH
- the puuE gene encoding allantoinase PuuE, whose amino-acid sequence is MPEHTVYPRDLVGYADHVPHANWPGGARIAVQFVLNYEEGGENCVLHGDAASEAFLSEIVGARPYEGVRHPSMESIYEYGSRAGFWRIIRYFRERGIPLTIFGVAMALERNPHAVEAMLENGYEICSHGWRWIDYQWMSREQEREHMQRAVAIIERMTGEKSKGWYTGRNSPHTRELLVEQGGFLYDADDYSDDLPFWIKVGDKDHLIVPYTLDTNDMRFASPQGFNSGEQFLQYLKDAFDVLYAEGEETPKMLSIGLHCRLIGRPGRFRALQRFVEYAQQHQDVWFCRRIDIAQHWIKEHPVT
- a CDS encoding urease accessory protein UreD, with translation MAEAAATQGWQAELQLGFEQRSTKTVLAARQQRGPLAVQRPFYPEGEVCHAYILHPPGGVVGGDQLQMRFQVAPHAHALLTTPGATKFYRSAGMQAQQHQYFHVTQGCLEWLPQENIFFPGANTALHSTIHLDATAQYIGWEIHCLGLPTIGEQFTHGKTLFKTAVYRDGKPLLLDRLLIAGEADLHTAAGLRGQPVMATLYATPATPALLEAVRPHCQNMAEGSAGVTLFNGVLVVRYLGNSTAQAHRLFRHLWQIIRPLVTGRSATPPRIWNT
- the uraD gene encoding 2-oxo-4-hydroxy-4-carboxy-5-ureidoimidazoline decarboxylase, encoding MKTSLSALNQLDQAAFVALLGGVYEHSPWMAERSFAYLPFADVDALLQAMRATLAQADHDEQLALIRAHPDLAGKAALRGELTAESTREQAGAGLGQLTAEEFARFTELNTRYQARFGFPFIMAVKNATKHQILSGFEQRIDNTPEAEFATALAQINRIAAFRIADLIE
- a CDS encoding urease subunit beta; its protein translation is MIPGQLFPAAGDIELNAGRETVTLTVANTGDRPIQVGSHYHFFETNNALAFERDQARGFRLNIPAGTAVRFEPGQTREVELVALAGTREVYGFQGKIMGAL
- a CDS encoding urate hydroxylase PuuD, whose amino-acid sequence is MESLILEWLGLAFRWIHIITGIAWIGASFYFNWLLNHLLTSDDPKVSGQLWALHAGGFFNVEKRNIEPGQLPEPLHWFKWESYWTWMSGFVMLVIVYYFGAEAYLIDPAVMALTAWQAIVISLATLAGSWLVYHGLWNSAFGRSNQTRSVVLTAVFIILMTIVLTQVFSGRGAFLHVGAMLATWMSGNVFFVIMPAQRQLVQATLAGQPQNKQLANDAGQRSLHNNYLTLPVLFCMFSNHYPATFGGEWNWLILIALFAVGVLVRHYFNVRDKQGNFKAGWMLVVAFVVFIGTALVASYPALSQKAAGEIQFNQVQGLLQQHCISCHAAQPTSTAFTAAPKGVMLETEAQARSQATQIASQVSSRIMPLGNTTGMTEDERQLLVQWARQVQP